gggtaggtcctaggtataggggaggctctgccggattttcggcacgacttaggacgtattgggtcttttcttgatttgtattgggtaatttgtattaaataattgtaataattgTCGTGAGCTGACcttcttcttcctccgcccacggtgattgccgtcaagtctgtgagtaaaatattaattttaattgtaatttcgatattattatatgttcaagcatgcccatgcatcacttatatgcaaatatttatgtagttaaactataggcacgatttatgttgcattcataactgttagcgtgccatggatgttgttgtggtaatttggagcagcgtgcgtgcgttggcgtgcgtgtgatgtggtgtggactatggataggacgggtagacacggcttgagatcttgggACCGGTCcttggtagacacggcttgagttcttcgctgggaccccgatttggttattaagtggaagtccgagctgagttcttcgctggcaccaggttggatttaagagagctgtataggggatcagctcccatatattatgattgatgtcacagggtgcgtgagtgcttcaaattacctttttgttgttatgatgtgaaaatatggttgctgttgcatttcactccacaggttgcattagttctagatagttatagagattatggttaaaattgatattttactctctgagtcgaacgctcactcctgttcaatatttttttcaggctacaggaggattttatttttgttaacctgcttttctccttcgcaggttgtttatcaatatttgtgtaattttatttactcctagaatttccgcatgtgttagaagtatttatttgattatggtctgtaatattgttatcatgttggacctgtaaacgtataatgatatgcatgtttgatggattggatgagggagctgagctcccatttatttttatgaggatatgagtatgtggagggtgagctgagctccccaattgagtatttattatgtttataggtcgggtgagtcgaaaactccccgttggaaaatccattttatggccggactctgtccgtttgttttcatgatattgggcccaaatgggccttagagttgggtttatgaacagttaggcttactacggtcctcgggggctttaggctggcccaggtcctagtgccggtccggcccataggttgggtcgtgacattactAGTAgggtaaattaattttttttttctgttataatataattaatatttaaattattttattttcaaaaaaataaagaaaaatattctTAAATTATGATTCTGTTGTATATTTTCatctattaattttattattatgaatatttatcttttaaatttttatcattattaatactttagtctatttttgatattttttagTTCATTAATTAATGGCTAAAATGATAAAAATAGACAGAAAGACAAAGTTTATtatgaaactaaaatttagagatattgtctaattttgtttttaaatacaagaaaaataaattggGTTTGATACAGGTTCAGTCTTACATCAGTTGATGGACCTGTACCATCTTTTATTTTTCTCTGaaacttggtttatgaaattaatCCTAAGCTCAAAATACCATCAACATTCACCAGCGCAACAATCAATTTGCCCACAGATATTGCTAGTAACCTATCTAGTCAAGAATGACACTTTAAACTAACAACGCAAACACATCAGCACATCAACTCAACCATAACAATCAAAACTTACCCTACAAATTAAACCGTAACTTCAGAATTCAGTCACCAGCATAACAGTTGCATGGTCGAGACACCTTCTTTAAACTTATAAAAATCCTTCCACCTTCATCCCAGTTCGATCTGGTTACTTATTACCAGTAAATGTAATCTGTGCAGGGATATAAGGTTAGGCAAATTTGATTGTGGGACTAGCTATATTGCAGGCATGTCACACTACGAGGCAGATCATGGCAAGAGAATGCAGTATTTTAAAGAATTATAATCACAATATTGCATGATAATAAACAGTTGATAAAGCTTAAATTAAACAAACTTGAGGCTGAACCATTTTTCAGATTATATATAGCTTAATCTGTATACAAAACCTACAGAAATTACCACCATTTCTATAATATATCTACCAGTTTAGAGCACGCATGCTATGTGAGAAAGGAAACTTGATTGGGGTCCCCGTCGcatgtatatatttatatatctatACTTTCATTTCTGTAAAAACAAGACAAGAACAGACTTGGTATTCATGACAAGCTTGCAGGCAACCTTGTCACCATTTTGGTTTCCCATGCCTTCTCTGATAAGCCAGAAGCTGCAATAAATAGAGGCAGAAAAAATTATTGTGGTACACCTTTATCTATCCTCATATAGATTTAAGCTGAAATAACACAAACTCACCAGATGACCTTCGTGAGTAAAATTATAGGTTTTAAGCCCTGCCAGAGTTTCTTTCTCCTCCAATATTTGCAACTTATCTTTACATGGATCAATTATAATAGGCTTACAAATTGATATACTTGTGCAGGTCGAAGGATTATGTTTGGAATTCAACTCTTTCACCAGGAATATTTCAACTTCATCTGCTTGCAGAGCAGTTTGGAGAGCAACATACTTCATTAAAACAGAAAATTATAACCAATTTTAGCGTGCAataccaaaaataaaatgaagcATCATTAATAGGAAACAGGTTTTAGGACGCAAGAATAATCACCTGACATAGGTGTTTGACTGATAAAGTTGGCCTACAGCAGAGATATGGCCTCTGCAAACTGGGTATTCTTTGTTCATCAAAAGAAACAAGCATGAGGTGGATATCCAACTGCAAGTGCAAGAATCAAACCAATCATTTTAGAGCATTTAAGGAGACCTCAAGAGAGAATAATACGCACAAACTCAATGATCTCTTTGGTTTAATACCCAGAGACACAATGATCTATAGTCCCTTATTATGGAGTCCACAGGATCACCAACAATGAATATGCTTTACCTCATTATCATTTTCCTCCAAGTTTTGAAGATAATCTGCCAACTTAGAGAGCCGGCTGTTCCGGGCATTCTTTCCATTGCCAGCATTTAAACTGCCATATCTTGTGTGACTCCGCATACCACCTTTACCCCAGGCAAGCCTTTCTGATGGGCCAACAAGCCCAGCAGAAGACCCCATGGATTCCCTATTCACTTCTGAGTCATTTTCATCACCACCTCTGTCTGCGATAGCAGCTGCTGACCGAGAACCTCCCCATCTCTTGAATCTTTTTGGTTTAACTTCTGCACTGTGTTCCTCAGCAGATGATGAATCTTTGCACCCATCGCCATTTGCATCCTCATTGTCATCAGATCCTTGAATATCAGCTGCTCGACAATTTCTCCTCCCTCTTGAGTGGGCATCTTGGTGACGGCCTTGTTTTCTCCTAGAAAATGCAGCAACTGTGGCTTTAGCTGTTGTCCGTTTCCGACCAAGAGCTTCGGCTTGCCGGTGAAAAGTCTGGGCAATAGAAGCTTGGATCTGTCCAGGAAAACTAAAGATTAAAGCCTTCAAGAAGTTTCGAATAATAGAAGAAATCCTGCAGAAGTTTGCTGCAAAGGGATTACCAGAAGGATCTAacaatatatggaaaaattggagATCCCATGTTATTATACCTCTAAAAGCATTGTTTAGAGGTAGTCTGCAACTGACAGACACACAGAAAAGTAGAATGTATGGATTGACATAAAAAATAAAGACTTATgtcttttcttttattatattcttTGGTACATGAATAACCAAATCCAACATGGACTCTGAAAATTACATGCATATCCGCATTCCAAAAGACATGCAATCGAAATTTCAATTACTCACCTGATTATTGCGAGCCTTCTCCTCCTCATGAAAAGCcaattcctaaattaaatatgcaATAATTAATGCTTGTGCAGTTTTTAACATGGACTATAAAAATCCTTTTCAAGATAGAACAGTTCAGTAAATTATACCTCTTCCTCATATTTGTCAATATCTGGATACAAAGCAGCTATTAGTGCATCATAATTTGGGTCGTCCCTCAAAGAACGGCGACTGGCACAATGAGTGCGGCAAGCAGGGCACTCATTGTTCCTGTATTGAATTTCAGTGAACATGTTCAATATCAATGTTGTAAAGAGATGTCAGGAAAGCCATACAAAGAAACACTCATTTAATTGATTCAGGAAAGAGACAGGAGATAGGTTGAAGAATTACCCGAGCCTCATAGACTTGTCTATGCATTCCCTGCAGAAGCGATGCAGGCATTCCATCACTGTCCTGGTTTTTCGAATAATACCTAGACATACAAAAAGTTAAATGCAGACATTCCATCACTATGTCTATTTGAAATTTGGCATTTGTTAGTATCTGAAAGTAAATACAACTATCTAAAACCCAGACCTAGACAGATTGGACATTGTACTTCCTTGCGTATTTCAGACAACTTCACTACAACATACCTGCAAAGAAGCAACAACAGAGAAAATATTAGTTTCCAGTATATTACATTGTGCATGACCAGTTGTTAATGCTAGGTTGCCTCTTGCCTTTCCTTTTACAGGCAAAAGCATCTATTCTGAAAATTATAAGAGTGAGATTTCACATGCTTGAAGTCACAATAAAGCTAACTGTGCTGCATATCAATATGCCAACCTATAGATCCATAAAAAGATTGAATGCATAGTCTGCTGCATTATTTGATGATAAGATCACATGCAAAACCATTTGAGAATGTACTTATTTGCAAAATATTGGTAGCATTCTTGCATGGGCAAATCAAAGGAAAATGCTAACTTGGCTGCTCATATTTGAGCTGTTCAGAATTATCACAAAAATGTGACAAGAAGAATGCTATGAGACAAACATTACCTTTCTGAACTAATGTATGATAAAAGGCCAACCAAAATATGTGAACATGTTTAAAGATTTGCTTCATGGTTGAGATCTTTATGTTTCACATGGAAACAGGAGTTCAATCATACCAACAGTATAATAAAGACTCTTAAATCTTTATCAAAATTCTAGAAGGAAAAAATTATCCTAAAAGTTTGACTGAATCAGACATTTGAATATGGTTCAAAACTCATAAAGCAGAAGCCTAATTTTTGAGCTTCCGAATGAAATGGAAAAAGAAGGAACATCTCTTTCTGGAGAACTGGAAACAGGAAAGAATTTGCTAGAGGCCAATTTGACCCTATCACAAGTTTTTGTACAGCATAGAACTTAAAGCCAAAAACGTCCAAAATGTATATACATTAAGAACATGTAGCACCTCCtccaaaaaaaaaacttaatatgTAGTTTCCATTGTATTCCAATTTCCAAGCATCCAGCAACTGAAGCATAAATTGCTAACAAGATGTTTGACAGTTTGAGATAAATTAATACAATAGATTGAGCAGGCTCTGAAATTCCCCTCCACCAAATTCATTAGAGACCATAGATTCAACCAAAAGATTTTTTGCATACTGACATTTTTCAGATGGATACCCTTTAATCAAATGAAGACTTAGCAATAGCAGCTTGGTGGTGTATAATCCTCagtctcaaaacaaattgcaTAATATAACTAAATTTAAGCCAGTCTCAAAACATGTACTGGCACAAATGACACTACCCATTCGTTTCATCTTTTGGGTTGACACTTTGCATTAAATTATTGACATGGTGCACTACAAACATGAGACTACATGCCAGTTTAGCATGCGCACCCAATCAAAGACCAAATACTCAGATattgtattttatcaaattctGA
The Hevea brasiliensis isolate MT/VB/25A 57/8 chromosome 18, ASM3005281v1, whole genome shotgun sequence genome window above contains:
- the LOC110631491 gene encoding putative E3 ubiquitin-protein ligase RING1a isoform X2 → MPAQKRPYQTHQKDDDPLQQEQPNNHHEHQQPPRDDGDDDVADESDRSPSSSNGEEKEEYVVVKLSEIRKEVQCPICLGIIRKTRTVMECLHRFCRECIDKSMRLGNNECPACRTHCASRRSLRDDPNYDALIAALYPDIDKYEEEELAFHEEEKARNNQIQASIAQTFHRQAEALGRKRTTAKATVAAFSRRKQGRHQDAHSRGRRNCRAADIQGSDDNEDANGDGCKDSSSAEEHSAEVKPKRFKRWGGSRSAAAIADRGGDENDSEVNRESMGSSAGLVGPSERLAWGKGGMRSHTRYGSLNAGNGKNARNSRLSKLADYLQNLEENDNELDIHLMLVSFDEQRIPSLQRPYLCCRPTLSVKHLCQMKLKYSW
- the LOC110631491 gene encoding putative E3 ubiquitin-protein ligase RING1a isoform X1, giving the protein MPAQKRPYQTHQKDDDPLQQEQPNNHHEHQQPPRDDGDDDVADESDRSPSSSNGEEKEEYVVVKLSEIRKEVQCPICLGIIRKTRTVMECLHRFCRECIDKSMRLGNNECPACRTHCASRRSLRDDPNYDALIAALYPDIDKYEEEELAFHEEEKARNNQIQASIAQTFHRQAEALGRKRTTAKATVAAFSRRKQGRHQDAHSRGRRNCRAADIQGSDDNEDANGDGCKDSSSAEEHSAEVKPKRFKRWGGSRSAAAIADRGGDENDSEVNRESMGSSAGLVGPSERLAWGKGGMRSHTRYGSLNAGNGKNARNSRLSKLADYLQNLEENDNELDIHLMLVSFDEQRIPSLQRPYLCCRPTLSVKHLCQYVALQTALQADEVEIFLVKELNSKHNPSTCTSISICKPIIIDPCKDKLQILEEKETLAGLKTYNFTHEGHLLLAYQRRHGKPKW